Proteins encoded together in one Eubalaena glacialis isolate mEubGla1 chromosome 7, mEubGla1.1.hap2.+ XY, whole genome shotgun sequence window:
- the C7H3orf62 gene encoding uncharacterized protein C3orf62 homolog codes for MSGPEPGEGGWFRLHRRFLPPGEPRAAPDPTGKKAQGVWVSLLSDPWRGSNLRKLWQIPHLGVVYNLICNIIFTLLCAFPVYCIIKTWSLLGEMSEKLRRCRKELTAAIDRAFEGISHSQECSGMQRLELDAASLSFPFPTHRLLCRRHPLAACSSAAPFSPVPCAPGNESPAFAPNHEPVNAKTRALCPKRKPLTSKENISMHSSILAPERQFWRAAGDGENWRKDSLRKDTEKDLKVESNMPLSSSSQEVTKDLLDMIDHTGIRTIEELAGKLEFENELNRVCGCCEDWPFKEEAWALLVDESPQEASDADAGGLKQAFYDHNIVETVLDLEEDYNLMTSFKYRIE; via the exons ATGAGCGGCCCGgagccgggggagggggggtggttcCGGCTCCATCGCCGGTTCCTCCCTCCCGGAGAACCGCGGGCCGCACCTGACCCCACGGGGAAAAAAGCGCAGGGAGTGTGGGTTTCCCTGCTCTCCGACCCATGGCGTGGATCAAACTTAAGGAAATTGTGGCAAATACCCCATTTGGGGGTGGTTTACAACCTCATCTGTAACATTATTTTCACGTTGCTGTGTGCATTTCCAGTGTATTGTATAATAAAGACATGGTCGCTTTTAGGGGAGATGTCTGAAAAACTGAGAAGATGCAGAAAGGAGCTGACTGCAGCCATTGACCGGGCCTTTGAAGGAATCAGTCATTCCCAGGAGTGCTCAGGCATGCAGAGGCTGGAGCTGGACGCCGCGTcgctttccttccccttccccacgcACAGGCTCCTCTGCAGGAGGCACCCGCTGGCAGCCTGCTCCTCTGCGGCTCCTTTCTCTCCTGTCCCGTGTGCTCCTGGGAATGAGAGCCCTGCCTTTGCACCAAACCACGAACCCGTGAATGCAAAGACACGCGCTCTATGCCCCAAAAGAAAACCTCTGACCAGCAAGGAAAACATATCGATGCATTCCTCCATTTTGGCACCTGAAAGGCAGTTTTGGAGAGCGGCAGGAGATGGGGagaactggagaaaagacagtctaag GAAAGATACGGAGAAAGATTTGAAGGTTGAGTCAAACATGCCACTCAGCAGTTCTAGCCAAGAGGTCACAAAGGATTTGCTTGACATGATTG accaTACAGGCATCCGAACTATTGAAGAATTGGCTGGAAAACTAGAATTTGAAAACGAGTTGAACCGTGTGTGTGGTTGCTGTGAAGATTGGCCCTTCAAGGAGGAAGCCTGGGCCCTGCTGGTGGACGAGAGCCCTCAGGAGGCCTCGGATGCAGACGCTGGCGGCCTCAAGCAGGCTTTCTATGATCACAATATCGTGGAGACTGTTCTGGACTTGGAAGAGGACTACAATTTGATGACCTCTTTTAAATACCGAATTGAGTAA